From a single Bryobacter aggregatus MPL3 genomic region:
- a CDS encoding BON domain-containing protein, whose amino-acid sequence MRRLIAHLAFVAALPLFAQTAQDQSNKKPDVETTRSIRREITKTEGMSIDAKNIKIITKGGVVTLRGRVKSAEEKEKVETIARKDAGANTVNSELEIAK is encoded by the coding sequence ATGCGTAGACTCATCGCACATCTTGCGTTTGTGGCAGCTTTGCCACTCTTTGCACAAACAGCGCAGGATCAAAGCAACAAAAAGCCCGATGTCGAGACCACTCGCAGCATTCGCCGTGAAATTACCAAAACGGAGGGAATGTCGATTGATGCCAAAAACATCAAGATCATTACCAAAGGTGGAGTGGTTACTCTCCGAGGCAGAGTGAAATCTGCGGAAGAGAAAGAAAAGGTTGAAACCATCGCCAGGAAAGACGCGGGCGCGAACACGGTCAACAGCGAACTCGAGATCGCGAAGTAA
- a CDS encoding quinol:electron acceptor oxidoreductase subunit ActD — translation MSKNTSVYGIFHTRVGVENAIDQLRAHGFRSADISVLMPENVGNKDIGTEKTSKAPEAAAAAGATGAVAGGVLGWLVGIGALAIPGVGPFIAAGPIMAALAGVGAGAAVGGLGGALIGAGIPEYEVKRYEGRVKEGGILMSIHCDNAEWVTRAIDLLKKMGAVDIASSGEAGADYAQTERPILTGPQV, via the coding sequence ATGAGTAAGAATACATCTGTCTATGGGATCTTTCACACACGCGTCGGTGTGGAGAATGCAATCGATCAGCTTCGGGCGCATGGCTTCCGTTCCGCCGATATCTCGGTCCTGATGCCTGAGAATGTTGGGAACAAAGATATTGGGACGGAGAAGACTTCAAAAGCTCCGGAAGCAGCGGCCGCAGCCGGCGCCACAGGCGCGGTGGCGGGTGGGGTGTTGGGATGGCTGGTGGGCATTGGCGCCCTGGCGATCCCCGGAGTCGGTCCTTTCATTGCGGCGGGTCCAATCATGGCCGCACTTGCAGGGGTCGGCGCCGGGGCAGCGGTGGGCGGCCTCGGAGGAGCGCTCATCGGTGCCGGCATCCCGGAGTACGAGGTCAAACGTTATGAAGGCCGGGTCAAAGAGGGTGGGATTCTGATGTCCATCCACTGCGATAACGCAGAATGGGTCACCCGTGCCATAGACCTTCTCAAGAAGATGGGTGCGGTCGATATCGCCAGCAGCGGCGAAGCAGGGGCAGACTATGCGCAAACCGAGCGTCCCATCCTGACCGGACCGCAAGTCTAA
- a CDS encoding ferritin-like domain-containing protein, producing the protein MAIETIHDLLITEIRDLYSTEQQLVPLLGRMESAACNNQLRLAFAKHRQDTLEQIERLESILQLMNLRHEGNSSLAMNGLILRMKAAIAESMPESVKDLALVAAAQQIEHVEMSAYSSAHILSYTLGLDEVTNLLQENLEQEEQADMILSEISAAILVAAGKPLEV; encoded by the coding sequence ATGGCGATTGAGACCATCCATGACTTATTGATCACTGAAATTCGAGATCTCTACAGTACCGAGCAACAACTCGTCCCGTTGCTCGGAAGGATGGAATCAGCCGCTTGTAACAATCAACTCAGGCTTGCCTTTGCCAAGCACCGGCAGGACACGCTGGAACAAATCGAGCGGCTCGAATCGATTCTGCAGCTCATGAATCTTCGTCACGAAGGAAATTCGTCGCTGGCCATGAACGGATTGATCCTCCGGATGAAAGCCGCTATTGCCGAATCCATGCCCGAATCCGTGAAGGATCTGGCCCTGGTCGCAGCAGCACAGCAAATTGAACACGTGGAGATGTCTGCGTATAGTTCTGCACATATTCTCTCTTACACGCTTGGCTTGGACGAGGTTACGAATCTTCTGCAAGAGAACTTGGAGCAGGAGGAGCAGGCCGACATGATTCTCTCAGAAATCTCCGCAGCCATCCTGGTTGCGGCAGGAAAACCACTGGAGGTTTAA